CGTGACCAGAAAGTCGCTCTTACAAGCTGTGAGCCAGCCCGCGACTGTAAGAGGTATCGGCGGACCCTTGATTGAGTTCTTTCGGCATTTCTCCTTAGTTCCTATATTCTCAATGGTTTCAACCTATGCTAATGCTGCTTCAAGTTGTTCTACAGCATCAATGGCATCCTCAAGTTCTTTTCTGTAGATGTTCACAAAGGTAGCGTGACTGAGTTCGTTTAGGATAAATTTTCGCGCTCGTTCAATCGCGTCAATAATTCTTAAATCCAAAAGAGGGAGTCCCGCTTCGTCTGTTTCCATTTTTATTGGGACCCAGAAGTCTTCGCTTCTCAAGTCCCTCGGGTTTCCACGATACTTAATGGCAAGATCCTTTTTCTCGCAATATTGCTTGATTGCTGCTTCAAAAGCAGTGCGAACGTAAATTGCACAGGCTTTGTAGTCGTTGGCATCAAGATATTCTTTCGCTTTTTCAAGGTATGCCTCATCTTCTGCATAAACAGGAATTTCATACTCGTCGGTTTGGGAGAAATAGAATTCAACAGCTTTCCACCTTCCACCGCGGGCTGTCCGCTGCTTGACGATCTCATACCACGCCTTATCATAAGTCGTCAAAAAGATTTGGTAATCTGGGAAATACTCGTCCAGGATGTCAAGCACCGGGAGACGGTTTGACATATCCAAGCCGATAAGGACATCATCTAAGGCGAGGATTTTCAAGCTGCTATCCGGCTGAAGTAGGAAGCCTGCAAAATAGATCGCAAGGGCAATCGCTGATAGTTTTGCCTCGTTCAAAAATCGGTGATGCGCAGGGATGTCTTCGTCAAGGAATTTAACCTTTAAAAGAATTTCCTTGTAATTAAGTGCCTCGTCTTCATGGTCGTACTCAATCCCTTGAAAACCGAAGTCAAGCGTAACTAAGGCACCTTCGTCCCCAAACTTCTGGAGAATTTCAGATGCCTTCGTCCGTAGTTCCGCCAAGTGATTAGAGACCGCTATGTTGAAGATGTCTATTTGTGCTTCGAGGGTTTCAATATCGTGTGTAGGGGCTAAAGGGAACTGTTGCGAAATATTTTGCCATTCTTCGGAGATGCTCTGACCTGTCGCGTCGTTTATCACATTTGCCAATAGGTTCTCAATCAGCAAATCAAACACATTCACAGTATCGTTTTTGTAATGAAGATAATGCGTGTGTAGAAGTGCCTTATAGTCCAAGAATCCTTTGCTTTTCGACGCACTAACAATGAGTGGATCCACTGTCTCTTCAACATCATCTGA
The window above is part of the Candidatus Poribacteria bacterium genome. Proteins encoded here:
- a CDS encoding AAA family ATPase, coding for MVKITKIEIKNFRAFYGTYQIDLHKAGKNLLIYGENGSGKTSLYKAIELFLDSSENEAIDFKDYQNIFNANKGYIKLHLRTNPASNEHVYEWSDDVEETVDPLIVSASKSKGFLDYKALLHTHYLHYKNDTVNVFDLLIENLLANVINDATGQSISEEWQNISQQFPLAPTHDIETLEAQIDIFNIAVSNHLAELRTKASEILQKFGDEGALVTLDFGFQGIEYDHEDEALNYKEILLKVKFLDEDIPAHHRFLNEAKLSAIALAIYFAGFLLQPDSSLKILALDDVLIGLDMSNRLPVLDILDEYFPDYQIFLTTYDKAWYEIVKQRTARGGRWKAVEFYFSQTDEYEIPVYAEDEAYLEKAKEYLDANDYKACAIYVRTAFEAAIKQYCEKKDLAIKYRGNPRDLRSEDFWVPIKMETDEAGLPLLDLRIIDAIERARKFILNELSHATFVNIYRKELEDAIDAVEQLEAALA